A part of Citrifermentans bremense genomic DNA contains:
- a CDS encoding glycosyltransferase produces MPLLPPILTALHFCALLGLCLYGAHRLWLLKCLCFDTHDVAPPPPPFTTQEGFPRVTVQLPLYNERFVVRRLIDAAASLHWPADRLEIQVLDDSSDDTRSLVDERVLYWRGRGVDIQVLRRAHRAGFKAGALAEGMRHARGEFLALFDADFIPAPDFLQHTVPWFRDGRVGMVQARWGFCNADHSWFTGVQALLLGPHFSIEHRVRYLKGLFFNFNGTAGVWRRSAVEEAGGWQSDTVTEDLDLSYRAQLAGWRFVYREECTVPSELPITVGALRSQQQRWAKGSIQTARKILPRLLASKLPVAVKLEAVAHLTANCYWLLGVVVMLTLYPAVTFRVGIGLHQILRIDLPLFLGTSGAITGYFLYYAARSGTLKPGQLCLLPALAIGLAPSISLSVLKGMVSFGGSFERTPKFGVRGRERVPGLAFLYRQRSLPYLVLNVLLFSFSLLPVAFAWERGALGAIPLFLLFPVGFALVLLKDLDELFISRRAS; encoded by the coding sequence ATGCCGCTGCTTCCCCCCATTTTGACCGCACTGCATTTCTGCGCCCTGCTAGGCCTCTGCCTGTACGGCGCGCACCGGCTCTGGCTGCTCAAGTGCCTCTGTTTCGATACTCACGACGTTGCGCCCCCTCCGCCACCGTTCACGACGCAGGAAGGTTTTCCTCGCGTCACCGTTCAGCTCCCCCTCTACAACGAGCGTTTCGTGGTGCGACGCCTGATCGACGCCGCCGCCTCGCTGCACTGGCCTGCCGACCGGCTAGAGATCCAGGTTCTGGACGATTCGAGCGACGACACGCGGTCCCTGGTGGACGAGCGGGTTCTTTACTGGCGTGGGAGGGGAGTGGACATCCAGGTGCTGCGGCGCGCCCACCGCGCAGGCTTCAAGGCGGGCGCCCTCGCCGAGGGGATGCGTCATGCGCGCGGGGAATTCCTGGCCCTGTTCGATGCCGATTTCATCCCGGCCCCGGACTTCCTGCAGCATACCGTGCCATGGTTCCGCGACGGCAGGGTCGGCATGGTTCAGGCGCGTTGGGGCTTTTGCAACGCCGATCATTCCTGGTTCACGGGGGTGCAGGCCCTGCTGCTCGGGCCCCACTTCAGCATCGAGCACCGGGTTCGCTACCTGAAGGGGCTCTTCTTCAATTTCAACGGTACTGCCGGGGTCTGGCGCAGGAGCGCCGTCGAAGAGGCCGGCGGGTGGCAGTCGGACACCGTCACCGAGGATCTCGACCTCAGCTACCGGGCCCAGCTTGCCGGGTGGCGCTTCGTCTACCGCGAGGAATGCACCGTTCCTTCCGAGCTTCCGATCACTGTCGGCGCTCTGCGCAGCCAGCAGCAGCGCTGGGCCAAAGGGTCGATCCAGACCGCCCGGAAGATCCTGCCCCGTCTGCTCGCCTCGAAGCTTCCCGTAGCCGTCAAGCTCGAGGCTGTTGCCCATCTTACCGCCAACTGCTACTGGCTCCTGGGCGTCGTGGTCATGCTAACCCTGTACCCGGCGGTAACCTTCCGGGTCGGCATTGGGCTGCATCAGATCCTGCGCATCGATCTCCCGCTTTTCCTCGGCACGAGCGGCGCCATCACGGGATACTTTCTCTATTATGCCGCCCGTAGCGGGACGCTCAAACCTGGGCAGCTCTGCCTGCTCCCGGCGCTTGCCATAGGCCTCGCGCCGAGCATCTCGCTGTCGGTACTGAAGGGGATGGTCTCCTTCGGCGGCAGTTTCGAGCGCACCCCGAAGTTCGGTGTGCGTGGGCGGGAGCGGGTCCCGGGGCTCGCCTTTCTCTACCGTCAGCGCAGCCTCCCATACCTTGTGCTGAACGTGCTCCTGTTCAGCTTCTCCCTGCTGCCGGTCGCCTTCGCCTGGGAACGCGGTGCCCTCGGCGCCATCCCGCTGTTTCTCCTGTTCCCGGTAGGTTTCGCTCTCGTGCTCCTGAAGGACCTGGACGAGCTGTTCATCTCCCGGCGGGCAAGCTGA
- the smpB gene encoding SsrA-binding protein SmpB: protein MGEKLICNNKKAFHDYFIEERYEAGMVLQGTEVKSLRNGKANLNDSFAMVKNGEAFLHNFHINPYDFGNRENHDPDRMRKLLLHKKEIVKLFAKIREQGYTLIPLRVYFKDGKVKTELGLAKGKKNYDKREVMKEKDMQRDIVQGLKDRNRGARDRE, encoded by the coding sequence ATGGGTGAGAAGCTGATCTGCAACAACAAGAAAGCCTTCCACGATTATTTCATCGAGGAGCGTTACGAGGCAGGGATGGTGCTGCAGGGGACCGAGGTGAAGTCCCTGCGTAATGGCAAGGCGAACTTGAACGACTCCTTCGCCATGGTGAAAAACGGCGAAGCCTTCCTGCACAACTTCCACATCAACCCCTACGATTTCGGGAACCGGGAGAACCACGACCCCGACAGGATGAGGAAGCTTTTGCTGCATAAGAAGGAGATCGTGAAGCTTTTTGCCAAGATCCGCGAGCAGGGGTACACCCTGATCCCCTTGCGGGTTTACTTCAAGGACGGCAAGGTGAAAACCGAGTTGGGGCTGGCCAAGGGTAAGAAGAACTACGACAAGCGCGAAGTCATGAAAGAGAAGGACATGCAGCGCGACATAGTCCAGGGGCTGAAAGACAGAAACAGGGGTGCGAGAGACAGGGAGTAA
- a CDS encoding TVP38/TMEM64 family protein, protein MSRERNHAVAAGGRGKTPWQPVVLIALLTAAVAGVQLSGASEYLQQDRLKVLIASYGTLAPFIYVLIYSLAPVLFLPALPLTLVGGIVFGPVWGVVYTIVGATIGASLAFLVARYAARDWVASRLTGPKWERLQSEVALHGWKVVAFTRLIPAFPFNLLNYAFGLTKIRFAHYVLASFVCMLPATVAFIVFSSSLLDLLSGRVSPAALAGIGLVLAVVLVPVCYRRRKASQGGLAATE, encoded by the coding sequence GTGTCGCGGGAACGTAACCATGCCGTGGCAGCGGGGGGGCGCGGGAAGACCCCCTGGCAGCCGGTTGTGCTGATTGCCCTGCTTACTGCCGCCGTAGCGGGCGTTCAGCTGTCGGGAGCGAGCGAGTATCTCCAGCAGGACCGCCTGAAGGTCTTGATCGCCTCATACGGGACCCTGGCCCCGTTCATCTACGTCCTGATCTACTCCTTGGCGCCGGTCCTTTTCCTGCCTGCGCTGCCGCTCACCCTGGTAGGGGGGATCGTGTTCGGCCCCGTCTGGGGCGTGGTCTACACCATCGTCGGCGCGACCATAGGGGCCTCGCTTGCCTTCCTGGTCGCTCGCTACGCGGCGCGCGACTGGGTAGCGTCAAGGCTCACCGGTCCCAAGTGGGAGAGGCTCCAGAGCGAGGTGGCGCTGCACGGCTGGAAGGTAGTCGCCTTCACCCGACTGATCCCGGCCTTTCCCTTCAACCTTTTGAACTACGCCTTCGGGCTTACGAAGATCCGCTTCGCCCACTACGTGCTGGCTAGCTTTGTCTGCATGCTGCCGGCGACCGTCGCCTTCATCGTCTTCTCCAGCTCGCTGCTCGATCTTCTGAGCGGCCGCGTTTCCCCCGCGGCCCTGGCGGGGATTGGCCTCGTTTTGGCTGTTGTCCTGGTTCCGGTGTGCTATCGCCGCCGCAAGGCGAGCCAGGGAGGTTTGGCAGCTACCGAATGA
- a CDS encoding YceI family protein — translation MSHTLSSNQMMLRLQNGAVVIDVMTPEDYAACHVAGALNACVYEVAFIDQIAELVPDRNRELILYDATGTTRSAELACERLQQAGYAKVSVLAGGLAAWRKEGLPLEVEETAASLGLRDGPYRVNTEKSTLEWIGRNLNKRHYGSIGIKAGELSITGGKLSRGYIELDMTSISNLDLQDGGWRDVLIRHLKSDDFFAVDRFPTASFTSTGWETREENSLNAVKGIVTGKLKIRDITREIRIPATIAPQDDGSIQAHAAFDLDRTLWNACYGSCRLFERLGMHFVDDLISLELFVVAGAW, via the coding sequence ATGAGCCATACCTTGTCATCCAACCAAATGATGCTGCGCCTCCAGAACGGTGCTGTGGTGATCGATGTGATGACGCCGGAGGATTATGCCGCCTGTCATGTGGCCGGTGCCCTGAACGCCTGTGTCTATGAGGTTGCCTTTATCGATCAGATCGCCGAACTGGTCCCTGATCGAAATCGGGAACTGATCCTCTACGACGCTACCGGCACGACCCGATCTGCAGAATTGGCCTGCGAACGACTGCAGCAAGCCGGTTACGCCAAGGTCTCGGTGCTGGCCGGCGGGCTTGCCGCTTGGCGCAAGGAAGGACTGCCGCTCGAGGTGGAAGAAACGGCGGCCTCATTGGGGTTGCGGGATGGCCCCTACCGGGTCAACACAGAAAAAAGCACCCTGGAGTGGATCGGCCGAAACCTGAACAAACGGCACTACGGCAGCATCGGCATCAAGGCGGGAGAACTGTCCATCACGGGTGGAAAGCTCTCCCGAGGGTATATCGAACTGGACATGACCAGCATTTCCAATCTGGATCTGCAGGATGGCGGTTGGCGCGATGTGTTGATCCGCCACCTTAAATCTGACGATTTCTTCGCTGTGGATCGTTTTCCGACAGCTTCGTTCACCTCGACGGGATGGGAAACCAGGGAAGAGAATTCGTTAAACGCAGTCAAAGGGATTGTCACAGGAAAGTTGAAAATAAGAGATATCACCCGGGAGATCCGCATCCCTGCGACCATCGCTCCGCAAGATGACGGCAGCATCCAGGCTCATGCAGCCTTCGATCTCGATCGTACCCTCTGGAATGCCTGCTACGGATCGTGCAGGCTGTTCGAGCGACTTGGCATGCATTTCGTGGATGACTTGATCAGCCTTGAGCTGTTTGTAGTGGCGGGTGCATGGTGA
- a CDS encoding VIT1/CCC1 transporter family protein, protein MPKHLEQHYATRIGWLRAAVLGANDGILSTASLVVGVAAANAVRGNVFLAGVAGLVAGAMSMAAGEYVSVSSQSDTEKADLDRERRELKTDILTECQELAAIYVRRGLDPSIARQVAEQLMAHDALEAHARDELGISEIVIARPLQAALASAVTFSVGAALPLLIALISPSAHFIPVVAGGSLLCLGILGALAARVGGASVVVGAVRVALWGALAMAVTAAIGALFGTAV, encoded by the coding sequence ATGCCTAAACATCTTGAGCAGCACTATGCAACCAGAATCGGTTGGCTGCGGGCAGCGGTGCTGGGCGCAAACGACGGCATTCTTTCTACGGCAAGCCTCGTTGTGGGGGTGGCAGCCGCCAACGCAGTGCGCGGTAATGTGTTCTTAGCGGGGGTAGCGGGCTTGGTGGCAGGTGCCATGTCAATGGCGGCGGGAGAGTATGTGTCCGTCAGTTCACAGTCCGACACCGAGAAGGCCGACCTTGACCGTGAGCGACGTGAGCTTAAGACGGACATTTTGACTGAGTGCCAGGAGTTGGCGGCCATATATGTCAGGAGAGGACTTGATCCCTCAATCGCAAGGCAGGTCGCCGAGCAGCTTATGGCACACGATGCGCTAGAGGCACATGCGCGCGATGAACTGGGAATTTCGGAAATAGTCATCGCCCGTCCCCTGCAGGCGGCACTGGCCTCTGCAGTAACTTTTTCAGTGGGTGCAGCCTTGCCGCTACTCATCGCCTTGATCAGTCCATCTGCCCATTTCATTCCCGTGGTGGCAGGCGGCTCACTTTTGTGTCTGGGGATTCTGGGCGCTTTGGCCGCACGAGTCGGGGGGGCAAGCGTTGTTGTCGGGGCAGTTCGTGTTGCTCTGTGGGGAGCCCTGGCGATGGCGGTCACGGCGGCAATAGGCGCCCTTTTCGGCACGGCGGTCTGA
- a CDS encoding M20/M25/M40 family metallo-hydrolase, translating into MSAKPALSACSATAMGLRSCCEPIWTRCRSKKPDLPYASKVTATDRESNTVPVSHMCGHDMHVTWLCGAAKLLADARSTWRGTLMAVFQPGEETAEGAQAMTPAPAFRQRNLINEKPPFPEGFSYFQVTS; encoded by the coding sequence GTGTCGGCAAAACCGGCGTTGTCGGCCTGCTCCGCAACGGCGATGGGCCTACGGTCATGCTGCGAGCCGATATGGACGCGTTGCCGGTCGAAGAAGCCGGATCTGCCGTATGCCAGCAAGGTAACCGCCACCGATCGAGAGAGTAATACCGTTCCGGTCTCGCATATGTGCGGCCATGACATGCATGTGACGTGGCTCTGTGGTGCCGCGAAATTGCTGGCCGACGCACGCTCAACCTGGCGCGGTACCTTGATGGCGGTATTCCAACCCGGAGAAGAAACGGCGGAAGGTGCGCAAGCGATGACGCCTGCACCCGCGTTCCGCCAGCGCAACCTGATAAACGAAAAGCCCCCGTTTCCCGAGGGCTTTTCTTATTTTCAAGTGACCAGCTAA
- a CDS encoding sulfurtransferase, with protein sequence MSKIIRMIQTVRSPRLVTAVLAVILVQVFLPLSAKAADLGLIDASRLKGSAGNWVILDARPRSEWLAGHIPGAISFSWDEYTRTDARGVKYSSFPPNELAALLGAMGISERTPLVIYGDADKSWGGEGYDAWLFSWLGHKGPVRLLNGGIQTWRGVGLPLVAGAEQRQAKRVPYQVQVKPRTVISTEELQGQKDACTVIDVRSTFEWLKGRIPGAVHIPWDDFYTGKERRPLNATELRKLLTKQGVDLKKPVVYYCLGGVRSGYAWTVHQLAGLPEARNYKGGWEAWDKREGR encoded by the coding sequence ATGTCTAAAATCATTCGGATGATACAGACGGTGCGTAGTCCGCGCCTTGTGACCGCTGTTTTGGCGGTAATTCTTGTGCAGGTCTTTCTCCCTTTGTCCGCAAAAGCGGCGGACCTGGGGCTCATCGATGCCTCCCGACTGAAGGGGAGCGCCGGCAACTGGGTCATTCTCGATGCCCGTCCCCGCTCTGAGTGGCTGGCCGGCCACATCCCGGGTGCCATCTCCTTTTCCTGGGACGAATACACCCGTACCGACGCGCGTGGCGTGAAGTACAGCTCCTTTCCACCCAACGAGCTGGCCGCCCTCCTGGGGGCGATGGGGATTTCCGAGCGCACCCCGCTCGTCATCTACGGTGATGCGGACAAGAGCTGGGGAGGCGAAGGGTACGACGCCTGGCTGTTCTCGTGGCTCGGGCACAAGGGGCCGGTCCGCCTGTTGAACGGGGGCATCCAGACATGGCGCGGAGTGGGACTCCCGCTGGTCGCGGGAGCGGAGCAACGGCAGGCCAAGAGGGTCCCCTACCAGGTCCAGGTCAAGCCGCGGACCGTAATCTCGACCGAAGAACTGCAGGGACAGAAGGATGCCTGCACCGTGATCGACGTACGTTCCACCTTCGAGTGGCTGAAGGGGAGGATCCCCGGTGCGGTGCATATCCCCTGGGACGACTTCTACACCGGGAAGGAACGCAGGCCCCTGAACGCGACTGAGCTGCGGAAGCTTCTGACCAAACAGGGTGTTGACCTCAAAAAGCCGGTCGTGTATTACTGCCTGGGCGGCGTTCGTTCCGGCTATGCCTGGACTGTGCACCAGTTGGCGGGGCTCCCCGAAGCGAGAAATTACAAGGGGGGATGGGAGGCCTGGGATAAGAGAGAAGGGCGCTAG
- a CDS encoding glycosyltransferase family 2 protein has translation MRDATETALVIPARNEEAALPGVLARVPAGICRVIVVDNGSSDATAQVAASFGASVVYEPVPGYGRACLAGLAALRENPPAIVAFVDADGSDDLSLFPELLAPVCAGEADLMLGGRVPVENGALSFQQRFGHLLATSLIRLFWGHRFRDLGPMRVISWDALERLSMQDRAFGWTVEMQVRAVRHGLNIGEVDVPYRRRSAGVSKISRTVSGTVQAGCTILWVIARELRAELAGRKR, from the coding sequence ATGAGGGATGCAACCGAAACAGCTTTGGTGATACCGGCCCGGAACGAGGAGGCTGCGCTGCCGGGTGTGCTGGCCCGGGTTCCTGCCGGGATCTGCCGCGTCATCGTGGTCGATAACGGCTCCAGCGATGCGACGGCGCAGGTTGCGGCCTCCTTCGGAGCGTCGGTGGTGTACGAGCCGGTGCCGGGTTACGGCCGGGCCTGCCTCGCCGGGCTGGCCGCTTTGCGCGAAAACCCGCCGGCCATAGTCGCCTTTGTCGACGCGGATGGCAGCGATGATCTGTCGCTGTTCCCGGAACTGCTCGCCCCGGTCTGTGCCGGGGAGGCCGATCTCATGCTGGGGGGGCGCGTCCCGGTGGAAAACGGTGCGCTCAGCTTCCAGCAGCGCTTTGGTCACCTCCTGGCCACCTCGCTGATCCGGCTTTTCTGGGGGCACCGTTTCCGTGACCTGGGGCCCATGCGGGTGATCAGCTGGGATGCATTGGAGAGGCTGTCCATGCAGGACAGGGCATTCGGCTGGACCGTCGAGATGCAGGTCAGGGCGGTGCGCCACGGGCTGAATATCGGCGAGGTTGACGTACCGTACCGCCGGCGCAGCGCCGGCGTATCTAAGATCAGCCGGACCGTGAGCGGCACCGTGCAGGCAGGTTGCACCATCCTTTGGGTGATAGCGCGTGAACTTCGCGCGGAGCTTGCTGGAAGAAAAAGATAA
- a CDS encoding ADP-ribosylglycohydrolase family protein — MPETTKDRAAGAIMGAFIGDALGLGPHWYYDLAELRRDYGEWITGYTDPKPGRYHAGLKAGQLSQAGFILKLLLASLVSCGGYDEADFCRRMDKDLLPLLDGTPISGPGSYTSQSIRELWRQRVEQRLPWGQTGGHADTTEAIERTLALAVRYAAAPAQLAAAITGNTLLTQNDDVVVSMTVAYGAVLGQLVQGHPLDAHLSNRLMKLVKNGALPFHAVTSDNLGPPRPGAPDPPRAGRFASPDALLTPSYMAAAAADPAIRIEPAWKVSIVYGMPCAIYHQLPAAYYLGARYSDDFESALLHAVNGGGQNQARAILTGALVGAQVGLSGIPQRFLDGLEDCATLSGLAAELGAQA, encoded by the coding sequence ATGCCTGAAACAACTAAGGATCGCGCGGCTGGTGCCATCATGGGCGCCTTTATTGGGGATGCCCTTGGGCTCGGGCCGCATTGGTATTACGACCTTGCCGAACTGCGCCGCGATTACGGCGAATGGATAACCGGGTACACCGATCCCAAACCCGGTCGCTACCACGCCGGACTAAAGGCTGGCCAGCTCTCCCAGGCGGGGTTCATCCTCAAGTTGTTGCTGGCCTCACTGGTTTCCTGCGGAGGCTATGACGAGGCTGACTTTTGTCGCCGCATGGATAAGGATCTGCTGCCGCTTCTTGATGGCACCCCCATCAGCGGCCCGGGCAGCTACACCAGCCAGTCCATCCGCGAGCTGTGGCGGCAAAGGGTCGAGCAAAGACTGCCTTGGGGGCAGACCGGTGGACATGCTGACACTACCGAAGCGATAGAGCGCACCCTTGCCCTGGCGGTGCGTTACGCGGCTGCCCCAGCGCAGCTTGCCGCCGCCATTACCGGCAATACCCTCCTCACCCAAAACGACGACGTAGTGGTATCCATGACCGTAGCCTACGGCGCTGTGCTGGGGCAGCTGGTACAGGGACACCCCCTGGACGCGCACCTGTCCAACCGACTGATGAAACTGGTTAAAAACGGGGCGCTCCCGTTTCATGCCGTCACCAGCGACAACTTGGGGCCGCCGCGACCCGGTGCTCCGGACCCGCCACGCGCCGGACGATTCGCCTCACCCGATGCCCTGCTTACACCGTCCTACATGGCCGCGGCTGCTGCCGATCCCGCGATCCGCATCGAACCGGCCTGGAAGGTATCGATCGTCTACGGCATGCCGTGCGCCATCTATCATCAGTTGCCGGCGGCCTATTACCTTGGGGCGCGCTACAGCGACGATTTTGAATCCGCCCTGCTCCATGCGGTGAACGGCGGCGGCCAGAATCAGGCGCGCGCCATCCTGACCGGTGCGCTGGTCGGCGCGCAGGTGGGTCTCTCGGGCATTCCACAGCGCTTCCTCGACGGTTTGGAAGACTGCGCCACACTGTCCGGGTTAGCGGCAGAGCTAGGTGCGCAAGCCTAA
- a CDS encoding amidohydrolase family protein gives MGSKKRIYAASYLIPVSSPPVAGGAVAVENGVIAAVGTLHEVQAACSAPVTDLPGCVIMPGLVNAHTHLELTHFPAWKLRKDLDYLPKRYVEWIQQVVKIKRALLPGEMEHSVREGIRLCLESGTTSVGDILSDFSLAPLYRDTQLSGRVFLEAIGHDPLQGENLLRRIEATLDALSGTLLPAISPHTPHTVSPQLLQDLHALAVKRAIPKAIHLSETADEASFMHDTTGDIAELIYPMAHWEQYLPHPMHTTSTRFLLDLGVLDPSTLAVHAVHVTPDDVRVLKEKGCSVVLCPRSNDRLFVGSAPHKLLKSAGLSLALGTDSLASNDSLSLWDELRYLQQQAPGVFSPEELIAMATIGGARALQIEGSAGSLEVGKRADFQVLSCGSASEATIHTALLTKGRLEQVYVAGEQYPKP, from the coding sequence TTGGGTTCGAAAAAGAGAATATACGCCGCCTCATACCTTATCCCCGTATCCTCTCCTCCCGTCGCCGGCGGCGCCGTCGCGGTGGAGAACGGGGTGATAGCAGCCGTCGGGACCCTGCACGAGGTTCAGGCCGCCTGCTCCGCCCCGGTCACCGATCTGCCGGGGTGCGTGATCATGCCGGGGCTCGTCAACGCGCACACGCACCTGGAGCTGACCCATTTCCCCGCCTGGAAGCTGCGCAAGGACCTGGACTACCTCCCGAAGCGCTACGTCGAATGGATCCAGCAGGTGGTGAAGATCAAGCGCGCCCTTTTGCCCGGCGAAATGGAGCACTCGGTCCGGGAGGGGATTCGGCTTTGCCTGGAATCCGGCACCACCTCGGTCGGCGACATCCTCTCCGACTTTTCCCTGGCCCCCCTCTACCGCGACACGCAGCTTTCCGGCAGGGTGTTCCTGGAGGCGATAGGGCACGACCCCTTGCAGGGCGAAAACCTGCTGCGGCGCATCGAGGCCACGCTAGACGCACTTTCCGGGACGCTCCTGCCGGCGATCTCTCCGCACACCCCGCACACCGTCTCGCCGCAGCTCTTGCAGGACTTGCACGCGCTGGCGGTGAAGAGGGCCATTCCCAAGGCGATCCATCTCTCGGAGACGGCGGACGAAGCCTCCTTCATGCATGACACCACGGGGGATATCGCCGAACTGATCTACCCCATGGCACACTGGGAACAGTACCTGCCGCACCCGATGCACACAACTTCCACCCGCTTCCTTCTCGATCTCGGCGTCCTCGACCCCTCCACCCTCGCGGTCCATGCCGTGCACGTCACCCCGGACGATGTGAGGGTGTTGAAGGAAAAGGGGTGCAGCGTGGTGCTCTGTCCCCGCAGCAACGACCGTCTTTTCGTAGGCTCTGCCCCGCACAAGCTGTTGAAGAGCGCCGGACTTTCCCTCGCCCTTGGGACCGACTCGCTCGCCAGCAACGACTCCCTTTCCCTTTGGGACGAGCTCCGCTACCTGCAGCAGCAGGCCCCAGGCGTCTTCAGCCCCGAGGAGCTGATTGCCATGGCCACCATCGGGGGAGCCCGCGCGTTGCAGATAGAGGGGAGCGCCGGTTCGCTCGAAGTCGGCAAGCGCGCCGACTTCCAGGTTCTTTCCTGCGGCAGCGCAAGCGAGGCCACCATCCACACCGCCCTCCTCACCAAAGGGCGCCTGGAGCAGGTCTACGTCGCAGGAGAGCAGTACCCGAAACCGTAG
- a CDS encoding MFS transporter: protein MRTDAAIPRRYWRSLAARGAGREGRKRLRQLGYPTWRPGIDYSYVPYLPPPGRDGAFFWSVFYDPAVPGRFVETFSNETWVEHLRQHDRITKADRQVEDAVRAFQIDGEPPKVEHLIHADLDDGANYKTTGG, encoded by the coding sequence GTGCGGACAGATGCGGCAATTCCTCGACGCTACTGGCGGTCTCTGGCTGCAAGGGGAGCTGGTCGTGAAGGCAGGAAGCGTCTTCGCCAGCTCGGCTACCCAACATGGCGGCCAGGAATCGACTATTCTTACGTTCCATACCTTCCTCCTCCAGGTCGCGACGGAGCGTTTTTCTGGAGTGTCTTCTATGACCCCGCCGTTCCCGGCCGTTTCGTCGAAACCTTCAGCAATGAAACCTGGGTTGAGCACCTGAGGCAGCATGACCGCATAACCAAGGCCGATCGTCAGGTGGAGGACGCGGTGCGGGCGTTCCAGATTGATGGGGAACCGCCCAAAGTTGAGCATCTGATCCATGCGGATTTAGACGATGGAGCCAATTACAAAACCACAGGTGGGTAG
- a CDS encoding glycosyltransferase 87 family protein produces MPLLVGISAAATMVLAFVLYRGEQRPYAWSPALILGVALILRLMFVLAPAQLSDDIYRYVWDGHNVLSGINPYAAAPAAVVPPAKLKPIHAAINHKEYTTIYPPAAQFVFAAGTALGGTVTGLKAFLVLIDLALCAMMILLLQKLDLPIWRAVLYAWNPLPVLEIAGSGHVDGAGMALFLAALLLLLSYGGRRTGAAGSGAVFAAAALVKLFPLVLGPVLILLAPRPRRPHFLAGFCGGFALLSVPFLPDLVRILDSLGAYAKNWEFAGFAFNVLRSATGSGSLARLALVALLLGCIAALTWRAAVAQDASPLATRARRALYTCYAVTMALLLTTPTLQPWYAVTLATLLPFAAGPAGIVFCWAVLLTYWVQLPYFILGQWIESGWVTAAVFMAPVTAWGMGKLLSSSRQVSLPAGR; encoded by the coding sequence GTGCCGCTACTGGTAGGGATTTCTGCTGCAGCGACCATGGTGCTCGCGTTTGTATTGTACCGGGGGGAGCAGCGTCCGTATGCCTGGTCGCCGGCTCTCATCTTGGGGGTAGCCCTCATCCTGCGGCTCATGTTCGTGCTGGCCCCGGCGCAGTTGTCGGACGACATCTACCGCTACGTCTGGGACGGCCACAATGTCCTCTCCGGGATTAACCCTTATGCCGCCGCTCCCGCCGCCGTGGTACCGCCGGCGAAACTGAAACCGATCCACGCCGCCATCAACCACAAGGAGTACACCACCATCTACCCGCCTGCCGCGCAATTCGTCTTCGCGGCGGGCACGGCGCTGGGGGGAACGGTAACCGGCCTTAAGGCGTTCTTGGTGCTGATCGACCTCGCTCTCTGCGCAATGATGATCCTCCTCTTGCAGAAGCTGGATTTGCCGATCTGGCGAGCGGTGCTGTACGCCTGGAATCCGCTGCCCGTACTGGAGATCGCAGGATCCGGGCATGTGGACGGGGCCGGCATGGCACTATTTCTGGCGGCCCTTTTGTTGCTGCTCAGCTACGGCGGGAGGCGGACGGGCGCGGCCGGCTCCGGGGCCGTCTTCGCCGCGGCGGCCCTCGTCAAACTTTTCCCGCTGGTACTGGGGCCGGTGCTCATCCTGCTTGCTCCGCGCCCCCGACGCCCGCACTTCCTGGCCGGGTTCTGCGGAGGATTTGCGCTGCTCTCGGTCCCGTTCCTGCCGGACCTCGTGAGAATACTCGACAGCCTGGGTGCCTACGCGAAGAACTGGGAGTTCGCCGGCTTCGCCTTCAACGTTTTGCGCAGCGCCACCGGGTCCGGGAGCCTCGCGCGGCTCGCACTGGTGGCGCTTTTGCTGGGCTGCATTGCCGCGTTGACCTGGCGCGCGGCCGTTGCGCAGGACGCGTCCCCTCTGGCGACGCGGGCTAGGCGCGCCCTTTACACCTGCTACGCGGTCACCATGGCTCTTTTGCTCACCACCCCGACCCTGCAGCCGTGGTACGCCGTTACCCTCGCGACCCTGCTTCCTTTCGCAGCCGGACCGGCGGGAATCGTCTTTTGCTGGGCGGTACTACTCACCTACTGGGTGCAGCTCCCGTATTTCATTTTGGGACAGTGGATCGAGAGCGGATGGGTGACCGCCGCGGTGTTCATGGCACCGGTCACGGCGTGGGGCATGGGGAAATTACTATCGAGCAGCCGCCAGGTCAGCTTGCCCGCCGGGAGATGA